The Pogona vitticeps strain Pit_001003342236 chromosome 6, PviZW2.1, whole genome shotgun sequence genome contains a region encoding:
- the ZNHIT1 gene encoding zinc finger HIT domain-containing protein 1 isoform X2 has product MVEKKVSARSQDPSQRRILDRATRQRRLNRQLEALENDNFQDDPHANMPQLVKRLPQFDDDTETGKKKKKTRGDHFKLRFRKNFQALLEEQNLNASEGPNYLTACAPPSNLPQRHFCTVCGFPSNYTCVSCGARYCCVKCLGTHQETRCLKWTV; this is encoded by the exons ATGGTGGAAAAGAAGGTCTCAG CGCGGTCTCAGGATCCAAGCCAGAGACGTATTTTAGACCGAGCAACTCGGCAGCGGCGCCTCAACCGCCAGCTGGAAGCCCTTGAGAATGACAACTTTCAAGACGACCCTCATGCCAACATGCCCCAGCTGGTGAAGCGCCTGCCGCAATTTGACGACGACACAGAAACGG ggaaaaagaagaagaaaacccgaGGGGACCATTTCAAGTTGCGTTTCCGCAAGAACTTCCAGGCCTTACTGGAGGAACAG AACCTGAACGCGAGTGAAGGGCCCAATTACCTGACAGCGTGCGCGCCACCATCTAACCTTCCCCAGCGTCACTTCTGCACGGTCTGCGGCTTCCCGTCGAACTACACGTGTGTCTCCTGTGGGGCCCGCTATTGCTGCGTCAAATGCTTGGGGACACACCAGGAAACCCG ATGCCTGAAGTGGACCGTTTGA
- the LOC110087661 gene encoding alpha-2,8-sialyltransferase 8F isoform X3 → MTASDKVQTLVIKKWKLPTKDRIILEHLVLSQECHWEPDAVAVAKYREELRQCCNASFWLVATKENTPLGSHIVLDGDKGQKLSVKSDMWNLLPERSPFSDFQYKYCAVVGNGGILQDSHCGQEIDQADLVVRFNLPPMNYSDDVGTKTNLVTVNPSILTTKFKNLLARRKPFVDALRPYGDALFLIPSFSFVGHSDLGYRALYTMEDFGLMHRALFVNPQYLGRLSKYWKKGDFQPRRLSSGFMFVNMALEFCQRITLYGFWPFPHGLEDQAIPHHYYDDMLPKPGVHAMPAEFSKYLGMYTQGALHIRLGKCK, encoded by the exons ATGACAGCCAGTGACAAGGTGCAGACCCTTGTGATCAAGAAGTGGAAACTCCCCACTAAGGACAGGATAATACTGGAGCATCTGGTCCTCTCGCAGGAATGCCACTGGGAGCCTGATGCCGTGGCAGTGGCCAAATACAG GGAAGAATTAAGGCAATGCTGCAATGCTTCATTTTGGCTTGTAGCAACCAAAGAAAACACACCTCTGGGGTCACACATCGTTTTAGATGGAGACAAAGGACAGAAGCTGTCCGTGAAATCTGACATGTGGAACCTGCTACCAGAG AGATCACCCTTTTCGGACTTTCAGTACAAATATTGCGCTGTGGTGGGCAATGGTGGAATCCTGCAGGACAGTCATTGCGGGCAGGAGATTGATCAGGCTGATTTAGTTGTCAG GTTCAACTTGCCTCCCATGAATTACTCCGACGATGTGGGAACCAAGACAAACCTGGTGACGGTCAACCCCAGCATCCTTACGACTAA GTTCAAGAACCTGCTGGCCCGTCGGAAGCCTTTCGTGGATGCTCTGCGTCCCTATGGAGATGCTCTCTTCCTcatcccctccttctcctttgtAGGGCACAGCGATCTTGGCTACCGGGCTCTCTACACTATGGAGGATTTTGGCCTGATGCATCGGGCCCTCTTTGTGAATCCACAATACCTGGGCCGCCTGAGTAAATATTGGAAAAAGGGAGACTTCCAGCCCCGTCGCCTCTCCTCTGGCTTCATGTTTGTCAACATGGCTTTGGAGTTCTGCCAGCGCATCACGCTCTACGGTTTCTGGCCTTTCCCGCATGGCCTGGAGGACCAAGCCATCCCTCACCACTACTACGACGACATGTTGCCGAAGCCTGGGGTACACGCCATGCCTGCAGAGTTCTCCAAGTATCTTGGAATGTACACCCAAGGCGCGTTGCACATACGACTTGGCAAGTGTAAGTGA
- the ZNHIT1 gene encoding zinc finger HIT domain-containing protein 1 isoform X1 encodes MVEKKVSARSQDPSQRRILDRATRQRRLNRQLEALENDNFQDDPHANMPQLVKRLPQFDDDTETGKKKKKTRGDHFKLRFRKNFQALLEEQQNLNASEGPNYLTACAPPSNLPQRHFCTVCGFPSNYTCVSCGARYCCVKCLGTHQETRCLKWTV; translated from the exons ATGGTGGAAAAGAAGGTCTCAG CGCGGTCTCAGGATCCAAGCCAGAGACGTATTTTAGACCGAGCAACTCGGCAGCGGCGCCTCAACCGCCAGCTGGAAGCCCTTGAGAATGACAACTTTCAAGACGACCCTCATGCCAACATGCCCCAGCTGGTGAAGCGCCTGCCGCAATTTGACGACGACACAGAAACGG ggaaaaagaagaagaaaacccgaGGGGACCATTTCAAGTTGCGTTTCCGCAAGAACTTCCAGGCCTTACTGGAGGAACAG CAGAACCTGAACGCGAGTGAAGGGCCCAATTACCTGACAGCGTGCGCGCCACCATCTAACCTTCCCCAGCGTCACTTCTGCACGGTCTGCGGCTTCCCGTCGAACTACACGTGTGTCTCCTGTGGGGCCCGCTATTGCTGCGTCAAATGCTTGGGGACACACCAGGAAACCCG ATGCCTGAAGTGGACCGTTTGA
- the LOC110087661 gene encoding alpha-N-acetylneuraminide alpha-2,8-sialyltransferase isoform X1 has translation MFQGQLHRAHLKEPGIRRRHPSWHQIPGAMALDVRLRKKNLALVVCVVLLASLTLSLLQRTKREEGNVQRRAKCNELYALFQAKNLSGSSTRVHMTASDKVQTLVIKKWKLPTKDRIILEHLVLSQECHWEPDAVAVAKYREELRQCCNASFWLVATKENTPLGSHIVLDGDKGQKLSVKSDMWNLLPERSPFSDFQYKYCAVVGNGGILQDSHCGQEIDQADLVVRFNLPPMNYSDDVGTKTNLVTVNPSILTTKFKNLLARRKPFVDALRPYGDALFLIPSFSFVGHSDLGYRALYTMEDFGLMHRALFVNPQYLGRLSKYWKKGDFQPRRLSSGFMFVNMALEFCQRITLYGFWPFPHGLEDQAIPHHYYDDMLPKPGVHAMPAEFSKYLGMYTQGALHIRLGKCK, from the exons ATGTTTCAGGGGCAATTGCACAGGGCACACCTAAAGGAACCAGGAATCAGAAGGAGACATCCAAGTTGGCACCAGATCCCTGGTGCCATGGCCCTTGACGTCCGGCTTCGGAAGAAAAACTTGGCGCTGGTCGTCTGCGTGGTCCTTCTGGCCAGCCTCACTCTTTCACTGTTACAGAGGACCAAGAG agaaGAGGGCAACGTACAACGAAGAGCGAAGTGTAATGAACTGTATGCATTATTTCAAGCAAAGAATCTCTCAGGAAG TAGCACTCGGGTTCACATGACAGCCAGTGACAAGGTGCAGACCCTTGTGATCAAGAAGTGGAAACTCCCCACTAAGGACAGGATAATACTGGAGCATCTGGTCCTCTCGCAGGAATGCCACTGGGAGCCTGATGCCGTGGCAGTGGCCAAATACAG GGAAGAATTAAGGCAATGCTGCAATGCTTCATTTTGGCTTGTAGCAACCAAAGAAAACACACCTCTGGGGTCACACATCGTTTTAGATGGAGACAAAGGACAGAAGCTGTCCGTGAAATCTGACATGTGGAACCTGCTACCAGAG AGATCACCCTTTTCGGACTTTCAGTACAAATATTGCGCTGTGGTGGGCAATGGTGGAATCCTGCAGGACAGTCATTGCGGGCAGGAGATTGATCAGGCTGATTTAGTTGTCAG GTTCAACTTGCCTCCCATGAATTACTCCGACGATGTGGGAACCAAGACAAACCTGGTGACGGTCAACCCCAGCATCCTTACGACTAA GTTCAAGAACCTGCTGGCCCGTCGGAAGCCTTTCGTGGATGCTCTGCGTCCCTATGGAGATGCTCTCTTCCTcatcccctccttctcctttgtAGGGCACAGCGATCTTGGCTACCGGGCTCTCTACACTATGGAGGATTTTGGCCTGATGCATCGGGCCCTCTTTGTGAATCCACAATACCTGGGCCGCCTGAGTAAATATTGGAAAAAGGGAGACTTCCAGCCCCGTCGCCTCTCCTCTGGCTTCATGTTTGTCAACATGGCTTTGGAGTTCTGCCAGCGCATCACGCTCTACGGTTTCTGGCCTTTCCCGCATGGCCTGGAGGACCAAGCCATCCCTCACCACTACTACGACGACATGTTGCCGAAGCCTGGGGTACACGCCATGCCTGCAGAGTTCTCCAAGTATCTTGGAATGTACACCCAAGGCGCGTTGCACATACGACTTGGCAAGTGTAAGTGA
- the LOC110087661 gene encoding alpha-N-acetylneuraminide alpha-2,8-sialyltransferase isoform X2: MFQGQLHRAHLKEPGIRRRHPSWHQIPGAMALDVRLRKKNLALVVCVVLLASLTLSLLQRTKREEGNVQRRAKCNELYALFQAKNLSGSTRVHMTASDKVQTLVIKKWKLPTKDRIILEHLVLSQECHWEPDAVAVAKYREELRQCCNASFWLVATKENTPLGSHIVLDGDKGQKLSVKSDMWNLLPERSPFSDFQYKYCAVVGNGGILQDSHCGQEIDQADLVVRFNLPPMNYSDDVGTKTNLVTVNPSILTTKFKNLLARRKPFVDALRPYGDALFLIPSFSFVGHSDLGYRALYTMEDFGLMHRALFVNPQYLGRLSKYWKKGDFQPRRLSSGFMFVNMALEFCQRITLYGFWPFPHGLEDQAIPHHYYDDMLPKPGVHAMPAEFSKYLGMYTQGALHIRLGKCK, from the exons ATGTTTCAGGGGCAATTGCACAGGGCACACCTAAAGGAACCAGGAATCAGAAGGAGACATCCAAGTTGGCACCAGATCCCTGGTGCCATGGCCCTTGACGTCCGGCTTCGGAAGAAAAACTTGGCGCTGGTCGTCTGCGTGGTCCTTCTGGCCAGCCTCACTCTTTCACTGTTACAGAGGACCAAGAG agaaGAGGGCAACGTACAACGAAGAGCGAAGTGTAATGAACTGTATGCATTATTTCAAGCAAAGAATCTCTCAGGAAG CACTCGGGTTCACATGACAGCCAGTGACAAGGTGCAGACCCTTGTGATCAAGAAGTGGAAACTCCCCACTAAGGACAGGATAATACTGGAGCATCTGGTCCTCTCGCAGGAATGCCACTGGGAGCCTGATGCCGTGGCAGTGGCCAAATACAG GGAAGAATTAAGGCAATGCTGCAATGCTTCATTTTGGCTTGTAGCAACCAAAGAAAACACACCTCTGGGGTCACACATCGTTTTAGATGGAGACAAAGGACAGAAGCTGTCCGTGAAATCTGACATGTGGAACCTGCTACCAGAG AGATCACCCTTTTCGGACTTTCAGTACAAATATTGCGCTGTGGTGGGCAATGGTGGAATCCTGCAGGACAGTCATTGCGGGCAGGAGATTGATCAGGCTGATTTAGTTGTCAG GTTCAACTTGCCTCCCATGAATTACTCCGACGATGTGGGAACCAAGACAAACCTGGTGACGGTCAACCCCAGCATCCTTACGACTAA GTTCAAGAACCTGCTGGCCCGTCGGAAGCCTTTCGTGGATGCTCTGCGTCCCTATGGAGATGCTCTCTTCCTcatcccctccttctcctttgtAGGGCACAGCGATCTTGGCTACCGGGCTCTCTACACTATGGAGGATTTTGGCCTGATGCATCGGGCCCTCTTTGTGAATCCACAATACCTGGGCCGCCTGAGTAAATATTGGAAAAAGGGAGACTTCCAGCCCCGTCGCCTCTCCTCTGGCTTCATGTTTGTCAACATGGCTTTGGAGTTCTGCCAGCGCATCACGCTCTACGGTTTCTGGCCTTTCCCGCATGGCCTGGAGGACCAAGCCATCCCTCACCACTACTACGACGACATGTTGCCGAAGCCTGGGGTACACGCCATGCCTGCAGAGTTCTCCAAGTATCTTGGAATGTACACCCAAGGCGCGTTGCACATACGACTTGGCAAGTGTAAGTGA